A portion of the Lolium rigidum isolate FL_2022 chromosome 1, APGP_CSIRO_Lrig_0.1, whole genome shotgun sequence genome contains these proteins:
- the LOC124708159 gene encoding DNA (cytosine-5)-methyltransferase CMT3-like, whose translation MAPPSSLASEPTRASSRKRIPSAKALPQPEPEHQSSGKRPLKMASSANATAGSAKKKTTKAKATRKKLRTCAKEGDQDGDDICADEPDEEELALAEENELAEQEEEQAAVGPPTRTRRRPVIRRRVAKPRRVQGSGNHDHEFVGEPIPQDEALKAWPTRYQSSRAKGEARAHYRQAKIEDTIYSLNDDVYVKAAEGKTDFLGRIAEFFEGTDSRQYFTCRWFYRPEETVISTMILEKGTDHKHDPIRVFLSEDKDDISLDCILSKIKIVYVDPNLNSISKAEKLVECQFYYDMSYSEAFSTFANIPSENGPIISDTASKFSGDTVDLGETSAKKATLLDLYSGCGGLSTGLCLGAALAGVKLETRWAVDFNEFACKSLKYNHPDTQVRNEKAEDYLVLLKEWAVLCDKYVHNVVHSDSVDPLEDEEEDDGPLGEDEYVVDKVIGICYGGTGKENTIYFKVQWEGYDSDEDSWEPVGNLSDCALKIKEFVEEGHRLKILPLPGDVDVICGGPPCQGISGFNRFRDSNNPLQDEKNRQLITFMDIVEYLKPNYVLMENVVDMVKFAEGYLASYALSRLVSLNYQARLGMMVAGCYGLPQFRMRVFLWGALPTMVLPKYPLPTHKVVWRGGIPTSFSQSIVYDETQESTLKEALLLGEAISDLPEIGNHQPNEIMEYGGNPRSDFQQYIQISRKDMLDYSYEHKVCSEDGKLLDHQPLQLNKDDLARVQQIPKKKGANFRCLRGVRVGEGNKVEFDPEIERVYLDSGKPLVPDYAMSFVGGKSKKPFGRLWKDETVATVVTRAEPHNQIILHPDQDRVLSVRENARLQGFPDYYRMWGPIKQKYIQVGNAVAIPVARALGYSLGQAYKGNSEGLDQALFVLPNSFTSLGQAAVPDVNIHSPVGELVE comes from the exons atggcgccgccgagctCCCTGGCCTCCGAGCCCACGCGCGCCTCCTCTCGTAAGAGGATTCCCTCCGCCAAGGCCTTGCCCCAGCCGGAGCCCGAGCACCAGAGCAGCGGCAAGCGCCCGCTCAAGATGGCATCGTCCGCCAATGCCACGGCGGGGTccgcgaagaagaagacgaccaaGGCCAAGGCGACCAGGAAGAAGTTGCGGACATGCGCGAAGGAGGGTGACCAGGACGGCGACGACATTTGCGCCGACGAGCCCGACGAGGAGGAGCTCGCCCTGGCGGAGGAGAATGAGCtggcggagcaggaggaggagcaggcggcggTGGGGCCGCCGACCAGGACGCGGAGGCGGCCGGTGATCAGGAGGCGGGTGGCGAAGCCGAGACGGGTGCAAGGCAGCGGGAACCACGACCATGAGTTCGTCGGCGAGCCCATCCCCCAGGACGAGGCCCTCAAGGCGTGGCCAACGCGTTACCAGAGCAGCAG GGCGAAAGGGGAGGCCCGGGCACACTACCGCCAGGCCAAGATTGAGGATACCATCTACTCCCTCAATGACGATGTCTATGTAAAG GCTGCAGAGGGAAAGACTGATTTTCTCGGCAGGATAGCCGAGTTTTTCGAGGGCACAGACAGCCGTCAGTATTTCACCTGTCGCTGGTTCTACCGCCCAGAGGAAACG GTTATTTCAACAATGATACTAGAAAAAGGTACTGATCACAAGCATGACCCAATACGTGTATTCCTTTCTGAGGACAAAGATGATATTAGTCTTGATTGTATATTATCAAAGATTAAAATAGTCTACGTTGATCCAAAC TTAAATTCAATATCCAAGGCTGAGAAGCTTGTAGAGTGTCAGTTTTACTATGACATGTCTTATAGCGAGGCTTTTTCAACTTTTGCCAACATACCATCAG AGAATGGGCCTATAATCAGCGATACTGCATCTAAGTTCTCGGGTGATACTGTCGATTTGGGTGAGACATCAGCTAAGAAAGCAACCCTTCTAGACCTTTACTCTGGTTGCGGCGGGTTGTCAACaggcctttgtttaggtgcagctctAGCCGGGGTCAAACTTGAGACG AGGTGGGCGGTTGATTTTAATGAGTTTGCCTGCAAAAGTCTGAAGTATAATCACCCTGACACACAG GTTCGAAATGAAAAGGCCGAGGATTACCTTGTACTTCTCAAGGAATGGGCTGTCTTATGTGACAAGTATGTCCATAATGTTGTTCATTCTGATTCAGTCGACCCTttagaggatgaagaggaagatgacggCCCTCTAGGAGAGGATGAGTATGTGGTGGACAAGGTTATTGGAATATGCTATGGTGGCACTGGGAAGGAAAATACTATATACTTTAAG GTGCAATGGGAAGGCTATGATTCTGATGAAGATTCATGGGAGCCGGTGGGGAACCTAAG TGACTGTGCTCTGAAGATTAAAGAATTTGTAGAAGAGGGTCACCGGCTGAAAATTTTGCCACTACCG GGCGATGTTGATGTCATATGTGGCGGTCCACCGTGTCAAGGAATCAGCGGGTTTAACCGCTTCCGAGACAGTAATAATCCTCTACAGGACGAGAAAAATCGACAGCTTATTACTTTTATGGATATTGTCGAATATTTAAAGCCAAATTATGTTCTCATGGAAAACGTGGTGGACATGGTAAAATTTGCTGAAGGTTACCTGGCAAGTTATGCATTAAGCCGCTTGGTTTCGCTCAATTATCAAGCACGGCTTGGCATGATGGTGGCAGGTTGTTATGGGCTGCCGCAATTTCGTATGAGAGTTTTCCTTTGGGGAGCTCTTCCAACAATG GTGCTCCCAAAATACCCATTGCCTACCCACAAGGTTGTTTGGCGTGGCGGAATCCcaacttccttctcccaaagcatTGTTTATGATGAAACACAAGAATCGACGCTTAAGGAAGCTTTGCTACTTGGTGAAGCAATATCAGATTTACCTGAG ATAGGTAATCATCAGCCAAATGAGATAATGGAGTATGGAGGTAATCCTAGGTCTGATTTTCAACAATATATACAGATTAGTCGAAAAG ATATGCTAGATTATTCCTATGAACACAAGGTTTGTTCTGAGGATGGTAAACTGCTTGATCACCAACCCTTGCAACTAAACAAGGATGATCTTGCACGTGTACAGCAAATCCCCAAGAAAAAAGGCGCAAACTTCCGTTGTCTCAGGGGGGTCAGGGTGGGAGAAGGCAATAAAGTCGAGTTTGATCCTGAAATCGAGCGTGTCTACCTCGATTCAGGAAAGCCTCTG GTCCCTGATTATGCCATGTCTTTTGTTGGGGGAAAATCAAAGAA GCCATTTGGACGTCTTTGGAAGGATGAAACAGTTGCAACGGTTGTGACAAGAGCAGAGCCGCACAACCAG ATTATCTTGCACCCAGATCAAGATAGAGTGTTGTCGGTCCGTGAGAATGCAAGATTGCAGGGTTTTCCTGATTATTACCGGATGTGGGGTCCTATTAAACAGAA GTACATCCAGGTGGGTAATGCCGTGGCCATTCCTGTCGCTCGGGCATTGGGATACTCTCTTGGTCAGGCATACAAAGGCAATTCAGAAGGGCTTGACCAGGCACTTTTTGTTCTTCCCAACAGCTTCACTTCCTTGGGGCAGGCTGCGGTTCCGGATGTCAACATTCATTCACCTGTAGGCGAATTGGTAGAGTAG